In Ignavibacteriales bacterium, the following proteins share a genomic window:
- a CDS encoding malectin domain-containing carbohydrate-binding protein: MKYLFARNITRKFNFLYQQFSFTILVNRKFLVNLQSSYFQFLIPNLVILFFSCTTVFAQEVIKIPDDGWRLWCDTSAQWQNDKLYLPDEFELKDLLANPPSGGWDVLNDNSGIPVKLPSTIEEHYWGKFGYKPYTDGEYWFGREDNQVKNGNYLGVSWWWTNIDIPKSFESKKVILFIRGARLRAEVYLNQKLVGYNIINEVSFKCDLTEAINPGKKNLLAIRITNPGGRLDWADTQLLKWGEYSFQKSHGFGGLDRGIKITAHNPIYFDDLYVLNNQTVNRISVISKIQNSTAEDFKCKLQIEVIDPAKSNQVVATTEKELFVKAKEQEVISTDIVYDKAELWSDKNPKLYKLKTKIVTDKKEGEVEEINFGFRWFEADGIGTNAMLRLNKNRIRLYSAISWGFWGYNGLWPTPELAEKEVKAAKELGMNCIQFHRNVGKAEVLDAQDRLGLLRYMEPGGGQSALGEKYSMYAKSPTEKIDDSGKNGDSNSFAEKYMEEKIVRMIQDHRNHPSLILYCVQNEINPDLKNPRIFHLIKRMHQEDPSRIVILKSGIPPNNQVWMKPYDDRVYYDSGNGFSGWWDQHTVGGPGVWRDDMYKNPEDFTHRSTNQKEIVTWGEMLGCAVPDNHPILIEQIKNHGSSYDLEDHEVVLEAYEKFIDKWNFRSAFKTTENLFKDIGNKSYDFWGRVVESARLSDENDFLVMSGWESTAIENHSGLVDNLRNFKGDPNLIKSRLALAKPTIKFRSLVIPIGGKAVFDIYWMNELNHPLGTRLHFFMTDPSGKREDLKKYEVLNFIKDQFVYKIAVGEETPVLNQVGKYKFVLERGADTSMRAEEEILVVDPTGEGKLPNSVAVISDDEKFIQAVGSLPGVLAEKYNPQKKYEAAIITTRLKYGWRSEVDSTTEIQNTDDDVLFHTESWGYWENLEYVFSDLPKGKAKVTLRFAEVTLNKPKARIFDVAINGDTVLKNFDIFSESGGRNIAIDKIFTIDVPDGVIKITVPKLTTNYGKFSALKIEAGEAVIAINCGGKPYKDKNGLIWKKYEAKLNLDEKILEKVKEGMSLLVLPEGEDASLAYGRKLGDAGAFNFIGHVGETRAPWMGSWYFVRSHPVYSGLPVNCAMGSYYQVPVDGADGILLDGENVEVFAGYGRDHDRNIGAASFSSKLGKGKILFHTIPGIISGMKGTPEGIHPVMLKRLMMNSLRYLSEK, encoded by the coding sequence ATGAAATATTTATTTGCGAGAAATATAACCAGGAAATTTAATTTCCTTTATCAGCAATTTTCATTTACAATTCTGGTTAATAGAAAATTCTTAGTCAATCTGCAATCTTCATATTTCCAATTTCTAATTCCTAATCTTGTGATTTTATTTTTTAGTTGCACTACAGTCTTTGCCCAGGAAGTAATCAAAATTCCCGATGATGGTTGGCGGTTGTGGTGCGATACTTCTGCACAATGGCAGAACGATAAACTTTATCTTCCGGATGAATTTGAATTAAAAGATCTTCTGGCAAATCCACCAAGCGGAGGCTGGGATGTATTGAATGATAATTCCGGGATCCCGGTTAAACTACCTTCCACGATAGAAGAACATTACTGGGGCAAATTTGGATATAAACCTTACACGGATGGCGAGTATTGGTTTGGTAGAGAAGACAATCAGGTTAAGAATGGAAATTACCTTGGGGTTTCCTGGTGGTGGACTAACATTGATATTCCTAAAAGTTTTGAAAGTAAAAAAGTAATTCTTTTTATTCGCGGAGCACGACTAAGAGCGGAGGTATATCTTAATCAAAAATTGGTCGGTTACAATATTATAAACGAAGTTTCGTTTAAGTGTGATTTAACTGAAGCGATTAATCCTGGCAAAAAAAATCTTCTGGCGATCCGGATTACAAATCCCGGCGGCAGGCTTGATTGGGCGGACACTCAATTACTTAAATGGGGAGAATACAGTTTTCAAAAAAGCCATGGCTTTGGTGGATTAGACAGAGGAATTAAAATAACTGCACACAATCCAATTTATTTTGATGACCTATATGTTTTGAACAATCAAACTGTAAATAGGATATCGGTAATTTCAAAAATTCAGAATTCTACAGCAGAAGATTTTAAATGTAAACTTCAGATAGAAGTGATTGATCCTGCAAAATCAAATCAAGTTGTTGCTACTACAGAAAAAGAATTATTTGTAAAAGCAAAAGAGCAAGAAGTTATTTCCACTGATATTGTTTATGATAAAGCTGAATTGTGGAGCGACAAAAATCCAAAGCTTTATAAACTAAAAACAAAAATTGTTACTGATAAAAAAGAAGGTGAAGTAGAAGAGATCAATTTTGGTTTCCGCTGGTTTGAAGCTGATGGAATTGGAACCAACGCTATGCTGCGGCTAAATAAAAATCGTATCAGGTTGTATTCTGCAATATCGTGGGGATTCTGGGGTTACAATGGTTTATGGCCCACGCCAGAACTTGCAGAAAAAGAAGTAAAAGCCGCTAAAGAATTAGGAATGAATTGTATTCAATTTCATCGCAATGTTGGCAAAGCCGAAGTTTTAGATGCTCAGGATCGTTTGGGGCTGCTACGTTATATGGAGCCGGGTGGTGGACAATCAGCGCTTGGAGAAAAATATTCTATGTATGCAAAATCACCCACAGAAAAAATTGATGATTCCGGAAAAAATGGTGATTCAAATTCATTTGCTGAAAAATATATGGAAGAGAAAATAGTTCGTATGATACAGGATCACCGCAATCATCCATCATTGATTTTGTATTGTGTGCAGAATGAAATAAATCCCGACTTAAAAAATCCGCGCATCTTTCATCTTATAAAGAGAATGCACCAGGAAGATCCAAGTAGAATTGTAATTTTAAAATCAGGAATCCCACCTAACAACCAGGTTTGGATGAAACCATATGATGATAGAGTTTATTATGACAGCGGAAATGGATTCAGCGGTTGGTGGGATCAGCACACAGTTGGTGGTCCTGGTGTTTGGCGCGATGATATGTATAAAAATCCAGAAGACTTTACTCATCGTTCAACAAACCAAAAAGAAATTGTTACCTGGGGAGAAATGCTTGGTTGCGCTGTTCCGGATAATCATCCAATATTGATTGAGCAAATAAAAAATCATGGCAGCAGTTACGATTTGGAAGATCATGAAGTTGTACTGGAAGCATACGAAAAGTTTATTGATAAGTGGAATTTCCGTTCAGCTTTCAAAACAACAGAAAATCTTTTTAAGGATATTGGAAACAAGAGTTATGATTTTTGGGGAAGAGTCGTTGAATCGGCAAGGTTATCTGATGAAAATGATTTTCTTGTAATGAGCGGATGGGAATCGACAGCAATCGAAAATCATTCTGGCTTGGTGGATAATTTGCGCAACTTCAAAGGTGATCCGAACCTAATCAAATCAAGATTAGCTTTAGCTAAACCAACAATTAAGTTTAGATCTTTGGTAATCCCAATAGGTGGTAAAGCTGTTTTTGATATTTACTGGATGAATGAATTGAACCATCCACTTGGAACGCGGCTGCATTTCTTTATGACTGATCCTTCTGGTAAACGGGAAGATCTAAAAAAATATGAAGTGCTAAATTTTATTAAAGATCAGTTCGTTTATAAAATTGCTGTTGGTGAAGAAACGCCGGTTCTTAACCAAGTGGGCAAATACAAATTCGTGCTTGAACGAGGTGCAGATACATCAATGAGAGCGGAGGAGGAAATTCTTGTTGTTGATCCTACAGGTGAAGGAAAGCTGCCCAACTCTGTTGCAGTAATAAGTGATGATGAAAAATTTATTCAAGCAGTAGGTTCACTTCCTGGAGTTCTGGCTGAGAAATATAATCCTCAAAAAAAATATGAAGCCGCAATAATAACAACGCGATTGAAATATGGTTGGCGCTCAGAGGTCGACTCAACAACAGAAATTCAAAACACTGATGACGATGTGCTGTTCCATACTGAAAGCTGGGGGTATTGGGAAAACCTGGAATATGTATTTAGCGATCTGCCGAAGGGAAAAGCAAAAGTTACTCTTCGCTTTGCGGAAGTAACTTTGAACAAACCTAAAGCAAGAATATTTGATGTTGCTATTAACGGAGATACTGTTTTGAAAAATTTCGACATCTTTTCTGAATCAGGCGGAAGAAATATTGCGATAGATAAAATTTTTACAATCGATGTGCCGGATGGTGTAATTAAAATTACAGTTCCAAAGCTTACTACTAATTATGGAAAATTCAGCGCACTAAAAATTGAAGCGGGTGAAGCTGTAATTGCAATTAATTGTGGAGGGAAACCTTACAAAGATAAAAATGGTTTGATCTGGAAAAAGTATGAGGCAAAATTAAATCTGGATGAAAAGATTTTAGAAAAAGTAAAAGAAGGAATGTCTCTGCTTGTATTACCAGAAGGCGAAGATGCCTCGCTTGCTTACGGAAGGAAGTTGGGTGATGCCGGGGCTTTTAATTTTATTGGTCACGTTGGTGAAACACGTGCCCCCTGGATGGGTTCCTGGTATTTTGTCCGAAGCCATCCGGTTTATAGCGGCTTACCGGTTAATTGTGCAATGGGAAGTTATTATCAAGTTCCGGTAGATGGAGCAGATGGAATTTTACTTGATGGTGAAAACGTAGAAGTGTTTGCAGGATATGGAAGAGATCACGATAGAAACATAGGTGCAGCTAGTTTTTCATCTAAACTTGGGAAGGGCAAAATCTTATTCCATACAATTCCGGGAATAATTTCTGGAATGAAAGGAACTCCGGAAGGAATACATCCGGTGATGTTAAAAAGGTTAATGATGAATTCTTTGAGATATTTGAGTGAAAAGTGA
- a CDS encoding uroporphyrinogen decarboxylase family protein → MKLNMNDWKKSIIESKERKAMPVMTHPGIEIIGAKIKDAVQNGTVHYNAVKAVAEKYPSAATTMIMDLSVEAEAFGAEIKFSDNEVPAVISRVVYDERSITNLKVPDLDCGRFGQYITAAKLASENIKDRPVFAGCIGPFSLASRLYDITEIMTALLLEPESICFLLEKCSQLLINYCSAFKKVGANGIFMAEPAAGMLSPDSCTEFSSDFIKKIVAEVQDENFLVILHNCGNTNSLLDTMQSTNAAALHFGNQNDIVKSLKHIEKDKLVLGNIDPARVFTMSDAEQVYNITYNLLEKTSSFKNFILSSGCDIPPNVPMDNIDSFYKALEDYNCKRNAGN, encoded by the coding sequence ATGAAATTGAACATGAATGACTGGAAGAAAAGTATTATTGAAAGCAAAGAACGGAAAGCTATGCCAGTTATGACACATCCAGGCATTGAAATAATTGGCGCAAAAATAAAAGATGCAGTTCAAAACGGAACAGTTCACTATAATGCAGTAAAAGCTGTTGCAGAAAAATATCCTTCCGCTGCCACCACAATGATAATGGATCTTTCAGTTGAAGCAGAAGCATTTGGTGCAGAAATAAAATTTAGTGATAATGAAGTTCCTGCTGTTATATCTAGAGTTGTGTACGATGAAAGATCAATCACCAATTTAAAAGTACCAGATTTAGATTGCGGAAGATTTGGACAGTATATTACTGCCGCAAAATTAGCTTCTGAGAATATTAAAGACAGACCGGTATTTGCTGGATGTATTGGACCGTTTTCATTAGCAAGCAGGTTATATGATATTACTGAGATAATGACCGCGTTGCTGCTTGAACCGGAATCAATTTGTTTCCTTTTAGAAAAATGTTCGCAGCTTCTTATAAATTATTGCAGCGCTTTTAAAAAAGTTGGAGCAAATGGGATTTTTATGGCAGAGCCTGCCGCTGGTATGCTTTCTCCGGATTCTTGCACAGAATTTTCCTCTGACTTCATTAAAAAAATTGTTGCAGAAGTGCAGGATGAAAATTTCCTGGTTATACTTCACAATTGTGGCAATACAAATTCTCTTTTGGATACAATGCAATCTACCAATGCGGCTGCCCTTCATTTTGGTAACCAGAATGATATTGTAAAATCTTTGAAGCATATTGAAAAGGACAAATTGGTTTTAGGAAACATTGATCCCGCCAGGGTTTTTACGATGTCTGATGCCGAGCAGGTTTATAATATTACTTATAACTTATTGGAAAAAACTTCTTCATTTAAAAATTTTATTTTATCTTCTGGCTGCGATATTCCACCAAACGTTCCAATGGATAACATTGATTCGTTTTATAAAGCTCTGGAAGATTATAATTGCAAAAGAAACGCCGGAAATTAA
- a CDS encoding NfeD family protein, which produces MDWNNPAIIWFIIGLVLFLLELAVPGLVLMFFGMGAWLTALLFLVFGFSIDVQLMVFILSSVLFLVTLRKYVNKLFSGKKQTEINKGENQEDYIGETVIVVETISPPKKGKVELHGTYWNADADNEIKAGSTVEIISKESLTLKVKTV; this is translated from the coding sequence ATGGATTGGAATAATCCTGCTATAATCTGGTTTATCATTGGTTTAGTTTTATTTCTTTTAGAATTAGCCGTTCCAGGATTAGTTTTAATGTTTTTTGGAATGGGGGCATGGTTAACCGCATTGCTATTTCTGGTGTTTGGTTTTTCAATCGATGTTCAACTAATGGTATTTATACTTTCTTCAGTTTTATTTTTAGTTACGCTTAGAAAATATGTTAACAAACTTTTCAGCGGAAAAAAACAAACTGAAATCAACAAAGGTGAAAATCAAGAGGATTATATTGGAGAAACTGTAATTGTTGTTGAAACAATCTCTCCACCCAAAAAAGGAAAAGTTGAACTGCATGGTACTTATTGGAATGCAGATGCTGATAATGAAATTAAAGCGGGGTCAACCGTGGAAATAATCAGCAAGGAAAGTTTAACTTTAAAAGTAAAGACAGTTTAA
- a CDS encoding nucleoside 2-deoxyribosyltransferase has translation MRPDIQTFITTLKRGKGKHIPLCELGIHPIIKAMLIGRTVNELKDDVEFWYKAGYDYIKLQPKADFNPAQIGLSKNVTFNEDGTIFRKWASESKGVITSFEEFERYVFPNKEDFNYENFGKVKSLLPDGMGVIGQYGDIFTMTWEMMGFETFSISLFENPELIEALNNKVGELVLSMFENMVQQENVDVLWYSDDIAYTNGLLVSPIILDQLFFPWLKKIGDLAKQYNKPLIYHTDGILYDVFDKIIECGVDAIHPIEPKSMDILEVKKRYGDKLCVIGNVEVDLLARGTVEEIENSVKEKIKSVGQSGGYCLGSSNSIPEYVKYENYLAMLRATKEYGDL, from the coding sequence ATGCGCCCAGACATTCAAACATTTATTACAACATTAAAACGCGGTAAAGGAAAACATATTCCGCTTTGTGAATTGGGAATTCATCCAATCATTAAAGCAATGCTGATTGGTAGAACTGTAAACGAACTGAAAGATGATGTTGAGTTCTGGTATAAAGCGGGTTATGATTATATCAAACTTCAACCGAAAGCGGATTTTAATCCAGCACAAATTGGATTATCGAAAAACGTTACCTTCAACGAAGACGGTACGATTTTTAGAAAGTGGGCTTCGGAAAGTAAGGGAGTAATAACAAGCTTTGAAGAATTTGAACGCTACGTTTTTCCGAACAAGGAAGATTTTAATTATGAAAATTTTGGAAAAGTAAAATCTCTTCTTCCAGATGGTATGGGAGTTATCGGTCAGTACGGTGATATTTTTACAATGACCTGGGAGATGATGGGCTTTGAAACTTTTTCAATCAGTTTGTTTGAAAATCCTGAGTTGATTGAAGCACTGAACAACAAAGTTGGTGAGCTTGTTCTTAGTATGTTTGAAAATATGGTTCAGCAAGAAAACGTTGATGTACTATGGTACAGTGATGACATAGCTTATACAAACGGGCTGCTTGTTTCGCCAATAATTCTTGATCAGCTATTTTTTCCCTGGTTAAAGAAGATTGGTGATTTGGCAAAACAATACAACAAACCGCTGATTTATCATACAGATGGAATTTTGTATGATGTATTTGATAAAATTATTGAGTGCGGTGTTGACGCCATTCATCCGATAGAACCCAAGTCAATGGATATACTTGAAGTTAAAAAACGTTATGGAGATAAACTTTGTGTTATCGGTAATGTTGAAGTTGATTTGCTTGCACGTGGTACGGTTGAGGAAATTGAAAATAGTGTAAAAGAAAAAATTAAGTCTGTTGGGCAGAGTGGCGGGTACTGCTTAGGTTCAAGCAATAGCATTCCGGAATATGTGAAGTATGAAAACTACCTGGCAATGCTCAGGGCAACGAAAGAATATGGAGATTTGTAA
- the rbsD gene encoding D-ribose pyranase, with translation MKKGGILNSQLASVIAGTGHGHKLAICDSGYPIPFGARIVDVSLTVNIPRVLDTLKVILEELKIEGALVTNEMEIRSPHILKGITDLIPEGIKIQKISHKEFLEVNALEKNITFVKTGEATPFANLVLTAGVIF, from the coding sequence ATGAAAAAGGGTGGAATCCTTAATTCACAACTTGCATCTGTTATTGCTGGTACAGGTCATGGACACAAATTAGCAATATGCGATAGCGGTTATCCAATTCCCTTCGGTGCAAGAATAGTTGATGTTTCTTTAACAGTAAATATTCCAAGGGTTTTAGATACATTAAAAGTAATCCTTGAAGAATTGAAGATTGAAGGTGCGCTGGTTACCAACGAAATGGAAATTAGAAGTCCGCATATTCTGAAGGGAATTACGGATCTTATTCCTGAAGGAATAAAGATTCAAAAAATTTCGCATAAAGAATTTCTGGAAGTTAATGCATTAGAAAAAAACATTACTTTTGTTAAAACAGGCGAAGCGACTCCTTTTGCAAATTTAGTTTTAACAGCCGGAGTAATTTTTTAA
- a CDS encoding paraslipin, with translation MDPITFILIGIIFFAFIVFLKTIRTVPQRSAFIVERLGKYNATLEAGFHILIPFVDKIAYKLTLKEQALDVPSQMCITRDNISVEVDGILYLQVIDPMKASYGINNYQFAATQLAQTTMRSVIGKLELDKTFEERDTINVTIVEAVDKASEPWGVKVTRYEVKNIVPPQSIKDAMEKQMRAEREKRALIAESEGDKQAKINRAEGDKQEMIAKSEGEKQKRINEAEGRGQEIERVAFATAKGIREIATAINEHGGMNAVNLRVAEQYIGAFANLAKTNNSVIIPANFSDIAGMIASAMTVIKEQNVKS, from the coding sequence ATGGATCCAATCACTTTTATTCTAATTGGTATAATATTCTTTGCGTTCATAGTTTTTCTAAAAACTATTCGAACTGTTCCCCAGCGCTCAGCTTTCATTGTTGAACGACTTGGCAAATACAACGCAACTCTTGAAGCAGGTTTTCATATTCTAATTCCTTTTGTAGATAAAATTGCATACAAACTTACACTTAAAGAACAGGCGCTCGATGTTCCATCTCAAATGTGCATTACCAGGGATAATATTTCAGTTGAAGTAGATGGAATTTTATATCTTCAGGTTATTGATCCGATGAAGGCATCCTACGGAATTAATAACTACCAGTTTGCCGCTACACAGTTAGCTCAAACTACAATGAGAAGTGTAATTGGAAAGCTGGAATTGGATAAAACTTTTGAAGAACGGGATACAATAAACGTAACTATTGTGGAAGCGGTTGATAAAGCCTCCGAGCCATGGGGAGTAAAAGTAACCCGCTACGAAGTAAAAAACATCGTTCCTCCACAAAGCATTAAAGATGCAATGGAAAAACAGATGCGCGCAGAACGGGAGAAGCGGGCATTGATTGCTGAATCGGAAGGTGATAAACAGGCAAAGATAAATCGTGCTGAAGGTGATAAACAGGAAATGATTGCTAAATCTGAAGGTGAAAAACAAAAAAGAATTAATGAAGCTGAAGGACGCGGACAGGAAATTGAGCGTGTTGCCTTTGCAACCGCAAAGGGAATTAGAGAAATAGCCACCGCAATTAATGAACATGGCGGAATGAATGCTGTTAACCTAAGAGTTGCAGAACAATATATTGGTGCATTTGCAAATTTAGCTAAGACAAATAATTCTGTTATTATTCCTGCTAACTTTTCCGATATTGCAGGTATGATTGCTTCTGCCATGACGGTAATTAAAGAACAAAATGTAAAGAGCTAA
- a CDS encoding ORF6N domain-containing protein, with protein sequence MKSKHNTTELLINIDTIIFNLREEKVILDFDLAKIYGIPTYRLNEAVKRNRERFPEDFLFQLTKDEYNSLKSQIAMSKTGRGGRRTFPYAFTEHGTIMAANVLNSHRAIQMSLFIVRAFIKMRQTFSASKVLSNKLEELEKNLTDRLNIHEKAILHILDEIKKLMPPPSLPEPKRRRIGF encoded by the coding sequence ATGAAATCTAAGCACAACACAACTGAACTTCTTATTAATATCGACACAATTATTTTTAATCTACGCGAAGAAAAAGTAATCTTAGATTTTGATTTGGCGAAAATTTATGGGATTCCCACCTACCGTCTTAATGAAGCAGTTAAACGTAATCGTGAGCGGTTTCCTGAAGACTTCTTATTTCAGTTAACAAAGGATGAGTATAATTCTTTGAAATCGCAAATTGCGATGTCAAAAACTGGTCGAGGTGGCAGACGTACATTTCCCTATGCTTTTACAGAACATGGAACAATTATGGCGGCAAACGTCTTGAATAGTCATAGGGCAATTCAAATGAGTCTATTCATTGTAAGAGCTTTTATCAAAATGCGTCAAACATTTTCAGCAAGCAAAGTTTTATCCAACAAGTTGGAAGAGTTAGAAAAAAATTTGACTGACCGATTAAACATTCATGAAAAAGCAATTTTGCATATACTTGATGAAATTAAAAAACTTATGCCGCCACCTTCTTTGCCTGAACCAAAAAGAAGAAGAATTGGATTTTGA
- a CDS encoding four helix bundle protein translates to MSESGAVKYFTDLECWKLGRKVRQEIYKVVRILPDEEKFDLAPQLRRAGVSITANIAEGFGRYHYQENIQFCRHSRGSLYETHDHLTTCLDENYIDKNKFDELTILIEQTAKTLNGYIRWLNKQKGKLVK, encoded by the coding sequence ATGAGTGAATCAGGTGCTGTAAAATATTTTACTGATTTAGAGTGTTGGAAATTAGGAAGAAAGGTCAGACAAGAAATTTATAAAGTTGTTCGTATTCTTCCAGACGAGGAAAAATTTGATCTTGCTCCACAGTTGAGAAGAGCTGGAGTATCAATAACCGCCAACATTGCCGAAGGATTTGGAAGATATCATTATCAGGAGAACATTCAATTCTGTAGACATAGCCGAGGCTCACTTTATGAAACACACGATCATCTAACCACTTGTCTTGATGAAAACTATATTGATAAAAATAAATTTGATGAATTAACTATATTAATTGAACAAACAGCAAAAACCTTAAACGGTTATATCCGTTGGTTAAACAAGCAAAAGGGGAAATTGGTAAAATAG
- a CDS encoding corrinoid protein, which produces MNELLEKISVCVERGKINAQSPYPPDLKGQDGAFELTKKALEIGLPPQSILNDGLMIGMKHIGEKFRENKIFVPDVLISAKAMKAAMELLKPYFQSGEVKHKGSIVLGTVTGDLHDIGKNIVSMVIEGGGWKVIDLGVDAGADKFINAINEFKVNAVGLSALLTTTMQNMETIAHKIKEAHPEVKVLVGGAPLTNEFANKIGADVYSPDPQGALEYLNSMVA; this is translated from the coding sequence ATGAATGAACTTCTTGAAAAAATCTCTGTGTGTGTAGAGCGGGGAAAAATTAATGCTCAATCACCTTACCCGCCGGACCTGAAAGGGCAAGATGGCGCTTTTGAATTAACAAAAAAAGCATTAGAAATAGGATTGCCACCACAATCAATTCTAAACGATGGATTGATGATTGGTATGAAGCATATTGGTGAAAAATTTAGGGAAAATAAAATCTTTGTCCCCGATGTATTGATCTCTGCCAAAGCAATGAAGGCTGCAATGGAATTGCTTAAGCCATATTTCCAAAGTGGTGAAGTTAAACATAAAGGTTCGATAGTGCTTGGTACGGTTACAGGCGACTTGCACGACATCGGGAAAAATATTGTATCGATGGTTATCGAGGGCGGTGGATGGAAAGTTATTGATCTTGGAGTGGATGCCGGTGCAGATAAATTTATTAATGCAATAAATGAATTTAAAGTTAATGCTGTTGGATTAAGCGCACTTCTTACAACCACGATGCAAAATATGGAAACAATCGCTCATAAAATAAAGGAAGCTCACCCTGAAGTTAAAGTATTGGTTGGAGGCGCACCATTAACAAACGAGTTCGCGAATAAAATTGGCGCGGACGTTTATTCACCGGATCCGCAAGGTGCATTGGAATATTTAAATTCGATGGTAGCATAG
- the xylB gene encoding xylulokinase codes for MSLLLGIDVGTTGIKAILINEKGELISSVITEYQFFTPFPLWAEQAPQDWWNAAKQSINKVLEKAGAKGKDIKGIGLTGQMHGLVLLDKFNKVTRPCIMWNDQRSAPQCASLTEKIGAEKVLELTGNKILPGFTLPKLIWVKENEPQVYERISKILLPKDYLRFCLSGKFFSDVSDSSGTSMFNVGKREWSTEILNELNIPIEWLPTVTESTIISSYVNKFASEETDLLEGTPIVSGAGDQAAQAFGSGIFSEGTISVTIGTSGVVFAAADKFYYEPEGRLHAFCHSVPDKWHYMGVMLSAGGSLKWYRDTFCNEEKLLAKEKGIDAYDLMMNDAEKIPAGSDGLIFLPYLSGERTPYPNPNARGVFFGATIRHTKAHFTRAVVEGVTFGLLDSLELLKEQNISIKQARASGGGAQSKLWRQILADVFNTEIVTVNVTEGAAYGAALLAGIGTKVIPDIDYISNNIIKVTSSTQPSANSEIYKKYYPRYRNLYKSLEKEFDLITELNAK; via the coding sequence ATGAGTTTATTGCTGGGCATCGATGTAGGTACAACCGGAATCAAGGCAATTTTGATTAATGAAAAAGGTGAATTGATTTCCAGTGTAATAACAGAATATCAATTCTTTACTCCTTTCCCACTGTGGGCTGAACAAGCTCCACAAGACTGGTGGAACGCAGCAAAACAAAGCATCAATAAAGTTTTGGAAAAAGCCGGCGCTAAAGGAAAAGATATAAAAGGAATTGGACTTACCGGACAAATGCACGGTTTAGTACTTCTTGACAAATTCAACAAAGTAACCCGCCCTTGCATTATGTGGAATGATCAGCGCTCAGCGCCACAGTGCGCTTCCTTAACAGAAAAAATTGGCGCTGAAAAAGTTTTAGAATTAACAGGAAATAAAATCCTTCCGGGATTTACACTTCCAAAATTAATTTGGGTGAAAGAAAACGAACCGCAGGTTTATGAGCGCATCTCCAAAATTCTTTTACCAAAAGATTATTTAAGATTTTGCCTAAGCGGCAAATTCTTTTCTGATGTTTCCGATTCTTCCGGTACTTCAATGTTCAATGTTGGCAAGAGAGAATGGTCAACAGAAATTTTGAATGAACTTAACATTCCTATTGAATGGCTACCAACTGTTACTGAATCTACAATCATCAGTTCTTATGTTAACAAGTTTGCATCAGAGGAAACAGATTTGCTTGAAGGAACTCCAATAGTAAGCGGAGCTGGAGATCAGGCAGCACAGGCATTCGGTTCAGGAATATTTTCGGAAGGAACAATTTCTGTAACTATTGGTACATCGGGAGTTGTGTTTGCTGCCGCCGATAAATTTTATTATGAACCAGAAGGAAGATTGCATGCATTCTGTCATTCGGTACCGGACAAGTGGCATTATATGGGCGTAATGCTTTCCGCAGGTGGAAGTTTGAAATGGTACCGTGATACATTCTGTAATGAAGAAAAGCTTCTTGCAAAAGAAAAAGGAATTGATGCTTACGATTTGATGATGAACGATGCTGAAAAAATTCCTGCCGGTTCAGATGGATTAATCTTTCTTCCTTACCTAAGCGGAGAACGCACACCATATCCAAATCCAAATGCACGCGGAGTTTTTTTTGGTGCTACTATTCGTCATACAAAAGCACATTTTACACGCGCAGTTGTAGAAGGAGTTACATTCGGTTTGCTTGATTCTCTTGAATTGTTAAAAGAACAAAATATTTCTATAAAACAAGCAAGAGCCTCCGGCGGCGGGGCGCAGAGCAAATTGTGGCGGCAGATTCTGGCAGATGTTTTTAATACTGAGATAGTAACTGTTAATGTAACTGAAGGAGCAGCTTATGGAGCAGCGCTTCTGGCGGGAATCGGAACCAAGGTGATTCCTGATATAGATTATATTTCAAATAATATTATCAAGGTAACCTCATCAACACAGCCGAGTGCTAATTCAGAAATCTATAAAAAGTATTATCCCCGTTATCGCAATTTATATAAATCATTAGAAAAGGAATTTGATTTAATAACTGAGCTTAATGCTAAGTAA